A portion of the Pseudoxanthomonas sp. JBR18 genome contains these proteins:
- the rbfA gene encoding 30S ribosome-binding factor RbfA, protein MPSKSFHRTDRVSAQLRRELGTLVHAAVREHGLPSVSVSDVEVSRDLAHAKVFVTALMPERSAEAVKGLKELAPQIRYGLGRAVKMRHVPELHFHYDDSVDKGERIETLLRENPLPPSTESDDD, encoded by the coding sequence ATGCCAAGCAAATCCTTCCATCGTACCGACCGCGTTTCTGCTCAGCTCCGCCGGGAGCTGGGGACGCTGGTTCATGCCGCCGTGCGTGAGCACGGCCTGCCTTCGGTCAGCGTCTCCGACGTGGAGGTCAGCCGTGACCTGGCCCACGCCAAGGTCTTCGTGACCGCCCTGATGCCCGAGCGTTCGGCCGAGGCGGTCAAGGGCCTGAAGGAACTGGCGCCACAGATCCGTTACGGCCTGGGCCGGGCGGTGAAGATGCGCCATGTGCCCGAACTGCATTTCCATTACGACGACTCGGTCGACAAGGGCGAGCGCATCGAGACCCTGCTGCGCGAAAACCCGCTGCCGCCCAGCACCGAGTCAGACGACGACTGA
- the truB gene encoding tRNA pseudouridine(55) synthase TruB, with protein MVHDDSAATPDADGAGRGGKRRAGQGRVQRPRTRFRRVDGILLLDKPTGMSSNQALQRVRHLFCAEKGGHTGALDPLATGLLPICFGEATKIAGSLLGASKAYDTVARLGQVTDTDDAEGVVLREREVGAYPIDRLDAALRGLTGNIQQRPPIYSALKRGGEPLYAKARRGELVEVGAREVQVRVFELQAADDLLDQGRPLLRLHVECGSGTYVRSLVRDLGEALGCGAHVAELRRLWVEPFREPRMWTIEQLEALASRDPQSLHACLLPLEAGLVGWPRIDLTDEAAARFSQGQRLNHVPGPAGAVAAFSASGTVLGLAQLSREGVLAPQRLFNWPTGGGLPHG; from the coding sequence ATGGTCCACGACGATTCCGCCGCCACTCCGGACGCCGACGGCGCCGGCCGCGGCGGCAAGCGCCGTGCCGGGCAAGGGCGTGTGCAGCGGCCCCGGACCAGATTCCGGCGAGTCGACGGCATCCTGTTGCTGGACAAGCCCACGGGCATGAGCTCCAACCAGGCGCTGCAGCGTGTGCGGCACCTGTTCTGTGCCGAGAAAGGCGGTCACACCGGCGCGCTGGACCCGTTGGCGACGGGGCTGCTGCCCATCTGCTTTGGTGAGGCGACCAAGATCGCCGGCAGCCTGCTCGGTGCGAGCAAGGCCTACGACACCGTGGCCCGTTTGGGCCAGGTCACCGATACCGACGACGCCGAAGGCGTGGTGCTGCGCGAGCGCGAGGTCGGCGCCTATCCGATCGATCGGCTCGATGCCGCCTTGCGCGGGCTGACCGGGAACATCCAGCAGCGGCCGCCGATCTATTCCGCGCTCAAGCGCGGGGGGGAGCCGCTCTACGCCAAGGCCCGGCGCGGGGAGCTGGTCGAGGTGGGCGCCCGCGAGGTTCAGGTGCGCGTGTTCGAACTGCAGGCCGCCGACGATCTGCTCGACCAGGGGCGCCCCTTGCTGCGGCTGCACGTGGAGTGCGGCTCGGGGACCTATGTGCGCAGCCTGGTCCGTGATCTGGGCGAAGCGCTGGGCTGCGGGGCGCATGTGGCCGAACTGCGCCGGCTGTGGGTCGAACCGTTCCGGGAGCCGCGCATGTGGACCATCGAACAGCTCGAAGCCCTGGCCAGCCGCGATCCCCAATCGCTGCACGCGTGCCTGCTTCCGCTGGAAGCAGGCCTGGTCGGTTGGCCGCGGATCGACCTCACCGACGAGGCGGCGGCGCGGTTCAGCCAGGGACAGCGGCTCAACCACGTGCCCGGCCCGGCCGGGGCGGTGGCGGCGTTTTCGGCGTCCGGCACGGTCCTGGGGCTGGCCCAGCTGTCCCGCGAGGGGGTCCTGGCACCCCAGCGGTTGTTCAACTGGCCGACCGGCGGTGGATTGCCACACGGCTGA
- the rpsO gene encoding 30S ribosomal protein S15: protein MSIDTQKVIEENKRGANDTGSPEVQVALLTARIELLSGHFKTHKKDHHSRRGLLQLVNQRRSLLDYLHRKDAPRYKALIEKLGLRR from the coding sequence ATGTCCATTGATACCCAGAAAGTCATCGAAGAGAACAAGCGCGGCGCCAACGACACCGGCTCCCCGGAAGTCCAGGTCGCCCTGCTGACCGCCCGCATCGAGTTGCTCTCCGGTCACTTCAAGACCCACAAGAAGGATCACCACAGCCGCCGCGGCCTGCTGCAGCTGGTGAACCAGCGCCGCAGCTTGCTGGATTACCTGCACCGCAAGGACGCCCCGCGCTACAAGGCCCTCATCGAAAAGCTGGGTCTGCGTCGCTAA
- the pnp gene encoding polyribonucleotide nucleotidyltransferase: MAKITKTFQYGKHTVTLETGEIARQASGAVIVKMDDTVLLVSAVAAKSAREGQDFFPLTVDYQEKFYAGGRIPGGFFKREGRATEKETLISRLIDRPIRPLFPEDYKNEVQIIATVMSLNPEIDGDIAALIGASAALSLAGTPFKGPIGAAKVGYKNGEYILNPTVSELKDSQLELVVAGTANAVLMVESEAALLSEEVMLGAVTFGHREMQKVINAINELTVEAGTKPSTWVAPAKNEVLIAALKEAVGGKLAEAFQVRDKLQRRDAIAAIKKDVTEALAGRVESEGWNPAELSKEFGELEYRTMRDSVLDTKIRIDGRALDTVRPISAQASVLPRTHGSALFTRGETQAIVVTTLGTARDGQVIDAVSGEYKDNFLFHYNFPPYSVGECGRFGAPKRREIGHGRLAKRGVLAVMPTMEEFPYTIRVVSEITESNGSSSMASVCGSSLALMDAGVPVKAPVAGIAMGLVKEEDRFVVLSDILGDEDHLGDMDFKVAGTSEGVSALQMDIKIEGITEEIMKQALEQAKAGRLHILGEMSKALTGPRAELSDYAPRLITIKIHPDKIREVIGKGGSVIQGITKETGTQIDIQDDGTITIASVNGAAGQAAKSRIEQITSDIEPGRIYEGKVAKLMDFGAFVTIAPGKDGLVHVSQISAERVEKVSDKLKEGDVVKVKVLEVDKQGRIRLSMKAVEEGEGVATE; encoded by the coding sequence GTGGCAAAAATCACTAAGACCTTCCAGTACGGCAAACACACCGTCACCCTCGAGACCGGCGAGATCGCCCGTCAGGCCAGTGGTGCCGTCATCGTCAAGATGGACGACACCGTGCTGCTGGTCAGTGCCGTCGCCGCCAAGAGCGCGCGAGAAGGGCAGGACTTCTTCCCGCTGACGGTGGATTACCAGGAAAAGTTCTACGCCGGCGGCCGTATCCCCGGTGGCTTCTTCAAGCGCGAAGGCCGCGCCACGGAGAAGGAAACCCTGATCTCGCGCCTGATCGATCGTCCGATCCGTCCGCTGTTCCCGGAGGACTACAAGAACGAGGTCCAGATCATCGCCACGGTGATGTCGCTGAACCCCGAGATCGACGGCGACATCGCCGCCCTGATCGGCGCCTCGGCCGCCCTGTCGCTGGCCGGCACCCCGTTCAAGGGTCCGATCGGTGCCGCCAAGGTCGGTTACAAGAACGGTGAGTACATCCTCAACCCGACCGTGTCCGAGCTGAAGGACTCGCAGCTGGAGCTGGTCGTGGCCGGCACCGCCAACGCCGTGCTGATGGTCGAATCCGAAGCCGCGTTGCTGTCCGAAGAAGTCATGCTGGGCGCGGTGACCTTTGGCCATCGCGAGATGCAGAAGGTGATCAACGCGATCAACGAGCTGACCGTGGAAGCCGGCACCAAGCCGTCGACCTGGGTGGCCCCGGCCAAGAACGAAGTGCTGATCGCCGCGCTGAAGGAAGCCGTCGGCGGCAAGCTGGCCGAAGCCTTCCAGGTGCGCGACAAGCTGCAGCGTCGCGACGCCATCGCGGCGATCAAGAAGGACGTGACCGAGGCCCTGGCCGGCCGCGTCGAATCCGAAGGCTGGAACCCGGCCGAGCTGTCCAAGGAATTCGGCGAGCTGGAATACCGCACCATGCGCGACTCGGTGCTGGACACCAAGATCCGCATCGACGGCCGCGCCCTGGACACCGTGCGTCCGATCTCGGCGCAGGCCAGCGTGCTGCCGCGTACCCACGGTTCGGCGCTGTTCACCCGTGGCGAGACCCAGGCCATCGTGGTTACCACGCTGGGCACCGCCCGCGACGGCCAGGTGATCGACGCGGTCAGCGGCGAGTACAAGGACAACTTCCTGTTCCATTACAACTTCCCGCCCTATTCGGTGGGTGAGTGCGGCCGTTTCGGCGCGCCCAAGCGTCGCGAGATCGGCCACGGCCGCCTGGCCAAGCGCGGCGTGCTGGCCGTGATGCCGACCATGGAAGAGTTCCCGTACACCATCCGCGTGGTCTCGGAAATCACCGAGTCCAACGGTTCCTCGTCGATGGCCTCGGTCTGCGGCTCCTCGCTGGCCCTGATGGACGCCGGCGTGCCGGTCAAGGCACCGGTCGCGGGCATCGCGATGGGCCTGGTGAAGGAAGAAGACCGCTTCGTGGTCCTGTCCGACATCCTGGGTGACGAAGATCACCTGGGCGACATGGACTTCAAGGTCGCCGGTACCTCCGAAGGCGTGTCCGCGCTGCAGATGGACATCAAGATCGAAGGCATCACCGAAGAGATCATGAAGCAGGCGCTGGAGCAGGCCAAGGCCGGCCGTCTGCATATCCTCGGCGAGATGTCCAAGGCCCTGACCGGCCCGCGTGCCGAGCTGTCGGATTACGCGCCGCGCCTGATCACCATCAAGATCCACCCCGACAAGATCCGCGAAGTCATCGGCAAGGGCGGTTCGGTCATCCAGGGCATCACCAAGGAGACCGGCACCCAGATCGACATCCAGGACGACGGCACCATCACCATCGCCTCGGTGAACGGCGCCGCCGGCCAGGCCGCCAAGTCGCGCATCGAGCAGATCACCTCGGACATCGAGCCGGGCCGCATCTACGAGGGCAAGGTCGCCAAGCTGATGGATTTCGGCGCGTTCGTGACCATCGCCCCGGGCAAGGACGGCCTGGTCCACGTCTCGCAGATTTCCGCCGAGCGCGTGGAGAAGGTCTCCGACAAGCTCAAGGAAGGCGACGTGGTCAAGGTCAAGGTGCTGGAAGTGGACAAGCAGGGCCGCATCCGCCTGTCCATGAAGGCCGTGGAAGAAGGCGAGGGCGTGGCCACCGAGTAA
- a CDS encoding 8-oxo-dGTP diphosphatase, which yields MPYTPIVATLGYVLSPDGKQVLMIHRNARPNDHHLGKYNGLGGKMEPDEDALACMRREIREEAGIECDAISLRGTLSWPGFGKHGEDWLAFVFVVSAWSGTPMTSNPEGTLEWVDVDRLLELPLWEGDRHFLPLVFDDDPRSFHGVMPYKEGRMISWNVSRC from the coding sequence ATGCCCTATACGCCCATCGTCGCCACGCTCGGTTACGTGCTGTCCCCGGACGGGAAACAGGTGCTGATGATCCATCGCAATGCGCGACCCAACGACCATCACCTGGGCAAGTACAACGGGCTGGGCGGGAAGATGGAGCCGGACGAGGACGCGCTGGCCTGCATGCGCCGCGAGATCCGCGAAGAAGCCGGCATCGAGTGCGATGCGATCTCACTGCGCGGCACGCTGAGCTGGCCCGGCTTCGGCAAGCATGGCGAGGATTGGCTGGCTTTTGTGTTCGTCGTCAGCGCGTGGAGCGGGACGCCGATGACATCCAATCCCGAAGGCACGCTGGAATGGGTCGACGTGGACCGGCTGCTTGAGCTGCCGCTGTGGGAGGGCGACCGGCACTTCCTGCCCCTGGTGTTCGACGACGACCCGCGTAGCTTCCACGGCGTGATGCCCTACAAGGAAGGACGCATGATCTCGTGGAACGTCAGCCGCTGCTGA
- the pssA gene encoding CDP-diacylglycerol--serine O-phosphatidyltransferase produces MSRQRHFSMLRDFRLADWFTLGNAFCGTGAVFAALHYMQQGRRGVLLAGMALIPLAFIFDALDGRVARWRKTSSTLGRELDSLADVISFGVAPAALAYACGLQGGWDWLVLSYFVCCGVSRLARYNVTAESLSGDEGKVTYFEGTPIPTSLGLVIVLAIAAAMGHIGANLWWGQWQLGPWQLHPLVALFAVSGSLMISKTIHIPKP; encoded by the coding sequence ATGTCCCGACAACGCCACTTCTCCATGCTGCGTGACTTCCGCCTGGCTGACTGGTTCACCCTTGGTAACGCGTTCTGTGGGACCGGGGCGGTGTTCGCCGCGTTGCATTACATGCAACAGGGGCGCCGCGGCGTCCTGCTGGCCGGCATGGCGCTGATCCCGCTGGCCTTCATCTTCGATGCGCTCGATGGCCGCGTGGCACGCTGGCGCAAGACCTCCTCCACCCTGGGGCGCGAACTGGACTCGCTGGCCGATGTGATTTCCTTCGGGGTGGCGCCGGCCGCGCTGGCCTATGCCTGCGGGCTGCAGGGCGGCTGGGACTGGCTGGTGCTGAGCTATTTCGTCTGCTGCGGCGTGAGTCGGCTGGCACGCTACAACGTCACCGCCGAGTCGCTATCCGGGGATGAGGGCAAGGTGACCTATTTCGAAGGCACGCCGATCCCGACCAGCCTGGGACTGGTGATCGTGCTGGCCATCGCCGCAGCGATGGGACATATCGGGGCGAACCTGTGGTGGGGGCAGTGGCAACTCGGCCCCTGGCAGTTGCACCCGCTGGTGGCGCTCTTCGCCGTGTCCGGCTCGCTGATGATCAGCAAGACCATTCACATTCCCAAACCCTAG
- the phaE gene encoding class III poly(R)-hydroxyalkanoic acid synthase subunit PhaE, with the protein MSGTQSGWGEGVDAMAHQVWETWGEALRKMASAPLESAAPAWQQVPGGWPGWTPPEGVGAGDVMERFDGMARHWFGRMQQVAARFADRDNTPAEIVAAWREALGATEARPYPDLFGDLFGQGATGLDGFSEQWMPWLESLRGPLEDWARTPAFGPAREHQQRWKTLLQTQQLLREANAAYQAMLEEASRQAYALFEEKLGARAGQGNPLDSARALFDEWIDAAEDAYARMALSEEFREVYGQLANAQMRMRAGLQREVEQLGGMLGLPTRSEVDAAHRKIAELERLLRRMMREPGAARAGAEPAGTRAPPKRASTTGRPRAGATKGKATPRPQAAGKSPRAQASAKPAATQTTTQTAKKASKKAAKKATKKATKKATADKSTAASGSKPSKATSKPGRRASSRKPAR; encoded by the coding sequence ATGTCGGGTACGCAATCGGGTTGGGGCGAAGGTGTGGACGCCATGGCGCACCAGGTCTGGGAGACCTGGGGCGAGGCGCTGCGCAAGATGGCCTCGGCACCGCTGGAGTCCGCCGCCCCGGCTTGGCAGCAGGTGCCAGGCGGTTGGCCGGGCTGGACTCCGCCCGAAGGCGTCGGTGCTGGCGATGTGATGGAGCGCTTCGACGGCATGGCCCGGCATTGGTTCGGACGCATGCAGCAGGTCGCCGCGCGGTTCGCCGATCGCGACAACACGCCCGCCGAGATCGTGGCGGCCTGGCGCGAGGCGCTCGGCGCCACCGAGGCGCGCCCGTACCCGGATCTGTTCGGTGATCTGTTCGGCCAGGGCGCGACGGGACTGGACGGCTTTAGCGAGCAGTGGATGCCATGGCTGGAATCGCTGCGCGGTCCCCTCGAGGACTGGGCCAGGACACCGGCGTTCGGGCCGGCGCGCGAGCACCAGCAGCGCTGGAAGACCTTGTTGCAGACCCAGCAGCTGCTGCGCGAAGCCAATGCCGCCTACCAGGCCATGCTGGAGGAGGCCTCGCGACAGGCCTACGCATTGTTCGAAGAGAAACTCGGCGCGCGCGCTGGGCAGGGCAATCCGCTGGATAGTGCGCGGGCGTTGTTTGATGAGTGGATCGACGCGGCCGAGGACGCCTATGCCCGCATGGCGCTGTCCGAGGAATTTCGCGAGGTGTACGGCCAACTGGCCAATGCGCAGATGCGCATGCGTGCGGGTCTGCAGCGTGAGGTCGAGCAACTGGGGGGCATGCTGGGCCTGCCCACCCGCAGCGAGGTCGATGCGGCCCATCGCAAGATCGCCGAGCTCGAACGGCTGCTGCGCCGGATGATGCGCGAGCCCGGTGCGGCACGTGCCGGAGCAGAGCCGGCGGGAACGCGTGCTCCGCCCAAGCGCGCATCCACCACCGGGCGCCCACGGGCCGGCGCCACGAAAGGCAAGGCCACGCCCAGGCCGCAGGCGGCCGGGAAGTCCCCGCGCGCGCAGGCGTCCGCCAAGCCAGCTGCCACACAAACCACTACGCAAACCGCCAAGAAAGCCAGCAAGAAGGCCGCTAAGAAGGCAACCAAGAAGGCAACCAAGAAGGCAACTGCCGACAAGTCCACTGCGGCTTCCGGAAGCAAACCCAGTAAAGCGACTTCGAAGCCTGGGCGCCGTGCCTCCAGCAGGAAGCCGGCCCGATGA
- a CDS encoding class III poly(R)-hydroxyalkanoic acid synthase subunit PhaC — translation MISPLNVTADALAAEAASLRRKLGEGLRTLPEVGDVHYGVTPRQEVWRDGKVVLYRFIGESAPTEQVPLLITYALVNRPYMVDLQQDRSLVRGLLAQGQDVYLIDWGYPDRSDRFLLLDDYVNRFIDGAVDHLRQASGQDAINVLGICQGGALSLCHAALHPHKVRNLITMVTPVDFHTPDNMLSNWARLVDVDLLVDTLGNVPADLMNLSYLMLKPFRLNVQKYVGLLDILDDARAVQDFLRMEKWIFDSPDQVGEAFRQFIKQFYQGNGFVEGGIVLDGEEIDLARVDMPVLNIYAEQDHLVPPAASRALRDLVGTEDYAELGFRGGHIGIYVSSRAQREVPSAIAEWLAAR, via the coding sequence ATGATCAGTCCCCTGAACGTCACCGCCGACGCGTTGGCCGCCGAGGCGGCTTCCTTGCGGCGCAAGCTGGGCGAGGGGCTGCGCACCCTTCCGGAAGTGGGCGATGTGCATTACGGCGTCACCCCGCGTCAGGAGGTCTGGCGCGATGGCAAGGTGGTCCTGTATCGCTTCATCGGCGAGAGCGCACCGACCGAACAGGTGCCGTTGCTGATCACCTACGCCCTGGTCAATCGCCCCTACATGGTCGACCTGCAGCAAGACCGGTCGCTGGTGAGGGGCCTGCTGGCCCAGGGCCAGGATGTGTACCTGATCGACTGGGGCTATCCGGACCGCTCGGATCGCTTCCTGCTGCTCGACGACTACGTCAACCGCTTCATCGATGGCGCGGTGGATCACCTGCGCCAGGCCAGCGGGCAGGATGCGATCAACGTGCTGGGCATCTGCCAGGGCGGGGCGCTGTCGCTGTGCCATGCGGCCTTGCACCCGCACAAAGTGCGCAACCTGATCACCATGGTCACGCCGGTGGATTTCCACACGCCGGACAACATGCTGTCCAACTGGGCGCGCCTGGTCGACGTGGACCTGCTGGTGGACACGCTGGGCAACGTGCCGGCCGACCTGATGAACCTCAGCTACCTCATGCTCAAGCCGTTCCGGCTGAACGTGCAGAAGTACGTCGGCCTGCTGGACATCCTGGACGATGCCCGCGCGGTGCAGGATTTCCTGCGCATGGAAAAATGGATCTTCGATTCGCCCGATCAGGTGGGCGAGGCCTTCCGCCAGTTCATCAAGCAGTTCTACCAGGGCAACGGGTTCGTCGAGGGTGGCATCGTCCTGGATGGCGAGGAGATCGATCTGGCCCGGGTGGACATGCCGGTGCTCAACATCTATGCCGAGCAGGATCACCTGGTTCCGCCGGCCGCCTCCAGGGCGCTGCGCGACCTGGTCGGGACAGAGGACTACGCCGAACTGGGCTTCCGTGGAGGTCACATTGGCATCTATGTGTCCAGCCGTGCCCAGCGCGAAGTGCCCAGCGCGATCGCGGAATGGCTCGCTGCCCGCTGA
- a CDS encoding PspC domain-containing protein — translation MNTPASTRPLARSLNDRMIAGVMGGIARRFGWNATLVRVLFVVISIASVAFPGILVYLLLWLLMPNEA, via the coding sequence ATGAATACTCCCGCCTCGACCCGTCCCCTGGCCCGTTCGCTCAATGACCGCATGATCGCCGGCGTCATGGGCGGGATTGCGCGCCGCTTCGGCTGGAACGCCACCCTGGTGCGGGTGCTGTTCGTAGTCATCTCGATCGCTTCGGTCGCCTTCCCCGGCATCCTGGTCTATCTGTTGCTCTGGCTGCTGATGCCCAACGAGGCCTGA